Proteins co-encoded in one Papaver somniferum cultivar HN1 chromosome 5, ASM357369v1, whole genome shotgun sequence genomic window:
- the LOC113282807 gene encoding 1-phosphatidylinositol-3-phosphate 5-kinase FAB1A-like isoform X1, with protein sequence MNLFHTGNNNSIVVKGVVCKKNVSNRRMTSKIEKPRFLILGGALEYQRVSNHLSSFDTLPQQETDHLKMAVAKIVAHHPNVLLVEISSRFTQEYLFEKNISCSQYQEAFVRARVARCTGAQIVPSIDHLSTQKPGYCEAFHVEKFLEAHGSAGQGGKKLVKTLMFFEGSLKPFGCTVSSATHYSSLFLIYWNIVCAL encoded by the exons ATGAACTTATTCCACACTGGAAACAACAACAG tattgttgttaaaggagTTGTTTGCAAGAAGAATGTTTCCAACCGGCGGATGACTTCAAAAATTGAGAAGCCTCGTTTTCTTATCCTTGGCGGAGCTCTTGAGTATCAACGGGTGTCTAATCATTTATCAAGTTTTGATACTCTACCGCAGCAG gaaACAGATCATTTGAAGATGGCAGTAGCGAAGATAGTTGCTCATCATCCCAATGTCTTACTGGTAGAAATCAGTTCACGTTTCACTCAAGAATACCTCTTTGAAAAAAACATCTCTTGTTCTCAATATCAAGAGGCCTTTGTTAGAGCGCGTGTGGCACGCTGCACAGGTGCACAAATAGTTCCTTCAATTGATCATCTTTCCACTCAAAAGCCGGGTTATTGTGAAGCATTCCACGTGGAGAAGTTCCTTGAAGCACATGGAAGCGCTGGGCAGGGAGGAAAGAAATTGGTGAAGACACTTATGTTTTTTGAAGGGAGCCTCAAGCCATTTGGTTGTACTGTAAGTTCTGCAACTCATTACAGTTCACTTTTCTTAATTTATTGGAATATTGTCTGCGCCTTGTAG
- the LOC113282807 gene encoding 1-phosphatidylinositol-3-phosphate 5-kinase FAB1A-like isoform X3, producing the protein MTSKIEKPRFLILGGALEYQRVSNHLSSFDTLPQQETDHLKMAVAKIVAHHPNVLLVEISSRFTQEYLFEKNISCSQYQEAFVRARVARCTGAQIVPSIDHLSTQKPGYCEAFHVEKFLEAHGSAGQGGKKLVKTLMFFEGSLKPFGCTVSSATHYSSLFLIYWNIVCAL; encoded by the exons ATGACTTCAAAAATTGAGAAGCCTCGTTTTCTTATCCTTGGCGGAGCTCTTGAGTATCAACGGGTGTCTAATCATTTATCAAGTTTTGATACTCTACCGCAGCAG gaaACAGATCATTTGAAGATGGCAGTAGCGAAGATAGTTGCTCATCATCCCAATGTCTTACTGGTAGAAATCAGTTCACGTTTCACTCAAGAATACCTCTTTGAAAAAAACATCTCTTGTTCTCAATATCAAGAGGCCTTTGTTAGAGCGCGTGTGGCACGCTGCACAGGTGCACAAATAGTTCCTTCAATTGATCATCTTTCCACTCAAAAGCCGGGTTATTGTGAAGCATTCCACGTGGAGAAGTTCCTTGAAGCACATGGAAGCGCTGGGCAGGGAGGAAAGAAATTGGTGAAGACACTTATGTTTTTTGAAGGGAGCCTCAAGCCATTTGGTTGTACTGTAAGTTCTGCAACTCATTACAGTTCACTTTTCTTAATTTATTGGAATATTGTCTGCGCCTTGTAG
- the LOC113282807 gene encoding 1-phosphatidylinositol-3-phosphate 5-kinase FAB1A-like isoform X2 — MNLFHTGNNNSIVVKGVVCKKNVSNRRMTSKIEKPRFLILGGALEYQRVSNHLSSFDTLPQQETDHLKMAVAKIVAHHPNVLLVEISSRFTQEYLFEKNISCSQYQEAFVRARVARCTGAQIVPSIDHLSTQKPGYCEAFHVEKFLEAHGSAGQGGKKLVKTLMFFEGSLKPFGCTVQ, encoded by the exons ATGAACTTATTCCACACTGGAAACAACAACAG tattgttgttaaaggagTTGTTTGCAAGAAGAATGTTTCCAACCGGCGGATGACTTCAAAAATTGAGAAGCCTCGTTTTCTTATCCTTGGCGGAGCTCTTGAGTATCAACGGGTGTCTAATCATTTATCAAGTTTTGATACTCTACCGCAGCAG gaaACAGATCATTTGAAGATGGCAGTAGCGAAGATAGTTGCTCATCATCCCAATGTCTTACTGGTAGAAATCAGTTCACGTTTCACTCAAGAATACCTCTTTGAAAAAAACATCTCTTGTTCTCAATATCAAGAGGCCTTTGTTAGAGCGCGTGTGGCACGCTGCACAGGTGCACAAATAGTTCCTTCAATTGATCATCTTTCCACTCAAAAGCCGGGTTATTGTGAAGCATTCCACGTGGAGAAGTTCCTTGAAGCACATGGAAGCGCTGGGCAGGGAGGAAAGAAATTGGTGAAGACACTTATGTTTTTTGAAGGGAGCCTCAAGCCATTTGGTTGTACT